Proteins co-encoded in one Arachis hypogaea cultivar Tifrunner chromosome 13, arahy.Tifrunner.gnm2.J5K5, whole genome shotgun sequence genomic window:
- the LOC112783637 gene encoding uncharacterized protein, with translation MAFVELKDLLSSAPVLQSPEVGKPLYLYLFVSNYSISSILITETGKTQKPVYFVSRVMQPTKQRYPKIEQLALTLVTTAKRLRHYFQSHTIIVRTNQPLRQILTKPELAGRLTKWSIELSEFDIQFQSRPALKSQILANFAFELTPDEHQHSQTWELHVDGASNREGSRAGIVLKEGDIVMTEQSLQFHFSASNNQAKYEALIAGLKLVFSLQGEFQVKDPLLEQYWLIAKDLISKFDKFVILHVHGEKNIRADILSKLAATRASTQTSALSQLTLEKPSIESLCIMSITHTDDWRIPYIEYINTGELYRRGFSHPLLKCLGRNEANEVMNEIHEGVYGNHIGGRALAAKIIRIGYYWPTIKRDCITKVKTCDNCQKCAAISMRPAEVMHSMKHHFSSVQHPQSNGQAEAANRVILQAMRKKLNDVKGEWAELIPEILWNYNTTIQSTQVKHRSN, from the exons ATGGCATTCGTCGAACTTAAAGACCTCCTATCATCAGCACCAGTGTTACAAAGCCCGGAAGTCGGTAAacctttatacttatatttatttgtttccaATTATTCCATAAGCTCGATTCTCATCACTGAGACAGGAAAGACACAAAAGCCTGTATACTTCGTCAGCAGAGTTATGCAACCAACAAAACAAAGATATCCAAAAATAGAGCAGCTGGCCTTAACACTAGTAACAACAGCAAAAAGACTTAGACACTACTTTCAGAGCCACACAATAATTGTAAGGACGAACCAACCATTGAGGCAAATATTAACAAAACCAGAGCTGGCAGGACGGTTGACCAAGTGGTCTATTGAACTTTCTGAGTTTGATATCCAATTTCAGTCAAGGCCGGCTTTAAAGTCACAAATCCTTGCAAActttgcttttgaactcacaccTGATGAGCACCAACACAGCCAGACTTGGGAATTACATGTGGATGGAGCATCAAACCGAGAAGGAAGCAGAGCCGGGATAGTACTAAAGGAAGGAGACATAGTGATGACTGAGCAATCTTTACAATTTCACTTCTCGGCAAGCAACAATCAAGCCAAATACGAGGCGCTCATAGCAGGACTTAAGCTCGTCTTCAGCCTTCAA ggagaattccaggtaaaagatcctttGTTAGAGCAGTATTGGCTCATAGCAAAGGATCTCATTTCAAAATTTGATAAATTCGTCATATTACATGTGCATGGAGAAAAGAACATTAGAGCAGACATATTATCTAAACTTGCCGCCACTAGGGCTAGTACACAAACATCGGCTTTATCACAACTTACACTAGAAAAACCCAGCATTGAGTCACTATGCATAATGAGCATCACTCACACAGATGATTGGAGAATACCCTATATTGAATATATTAATACTG GAGAACTATACAGGCGAGGGTTTTCACATCCATTGCTGAAATGCCTCGGCAGAAACGAAGCAAATGAAGTCATGAATGAGATCCACGAAGGTGTATATGGAAACCATATAGGAGGACGAGCTTTGGCAGCAAAGATTATCCGAATAGGATATTACTGGCCGACCATAAAAAGGGACTGCATCACGAAAGTAAAAACCTGTGACAACTGTCAAAAGTGTGCCGCTATCTCAATGAGGCCCGCCGAGGTAATGCACAGTATGAAG CATCATTTTAGCTCGGTCCAACACCCACAAAGCAATGGGCAGGCCGAGGCTGCTAACAGAGTAATACTGCAGGCAATGAGAAAAAAGCTCAACGATGTGAAAGGAGAATGGGCAGAATTGATCCCAGAAATATTATGGAACTATAATACGACAATACAGTCAACCCAGGTGAAACACCGTTCAAACTAG
- the LOC112792255 gene encoding uncharacterized protein has product MSLSLIQGYSSAEEDDHPHLHHSSSDDDDAAHHDAVVAEPSAASHPSLGDRSIFDRPQPSSACGLPSAFDAFSEVAGPPQFLNNSVKDYNPAKDAEPQQGRHGSRRNRRDKKDLPTGVVVEAKPQLVGIHERVRSDNGSQPPASVPSSTPEGGKRMPTATNPNAEDAADLLRMCLQCGIPKTYSSTRGMVCPVCGDRPPKDPSIESKKKGSTVKDKEKSKRMKGQSSHATWKSETEMQLRQHFD; this is encoded by the exons ATGAGCTTGTCTCTCATACAAGGCTACTCTTCTGCCGAAGAAGATGATCACCCCCACCTCCATCATTCTTCTTCCGACGACGACGACGCCGCCCACCACGATGCCGTCGTTGCCGAACCCTCAGCGGCGTCCCACCCATCACTGGGCGACCGATCCATCTTCGACCGCCCCCAACCTTCCTCCGCTTGCGGTCTTCCTTCTGCATTCGATGCATTCTCCGAA GTTGCAGGGCCGCCCCAATTTCTGAACAACAGCGTGAAGGACTATAATCCGGCGAAAGATGCTGAGCCGCAACAAGGGAGGCATGGCAGCAGGAGGAATCGTAGGGATAAAAAGGATTTACCAACAG GTGTGGTGGTAGAGGCAAAGCCTCAATTGGTTGGGATCCATGAACGAGTAAGAAGTGACAATGGTAGTCAACCACCAGCATCAGTCCCATCAAGCACCCCAGAAGGAGGCAAGCGGATGCCAACGGCAACCAATCCCAATGCTGAAGATGCTGCAGATCTTTTGAG AATGTGCTTGCAGTGTGGGATTCCAAAGACTTACTCCAGCACGCGGGGAATGGTGTGCCCCGTATGTGGCGATCGCCCTCCAAAGGATCCCAGCATAGAGAGCAAGAAGAAAGGATCAACTGTCAAAGATAAGGAGAAATCCAAAAGGATGAAGGGGCAGTCATCTCATGCAACCTGGAAAAGTGAAACAGAGATGCAGCTAAGGCAACATTTTGATTAG